One window of bacterium genomic DNA carries:
- a CDS encoding cysteine synthase family protein: MEQVNRKTILDTIGHTPMVELVRMNPNPAVRLFVKLEGNNPGGSVKDRVALYMIEGAERRGELKPGMIILEATSGNTGIGISLVAACKGYRTVLTMSEGVSIERRRVLSALGAEIILTPEAHGTDGAIVEARRMLEEAPGIYYMPDQFNNQDNIEAHVAGTGPEIYEQTGGEVDWFVAGIGTTGTLMGVSRYLKGVKPSVSIVGVEPKMGHKVQGLKNMSEAIVPGIYEPAELDRKVLVQDEDAYETSKQLSNQEGIFAGMSSGAALKAAIDLSAELDSGTIVALLPDRGDRYVTTVLYCNERCRKALCRVEQCLECPGMNVQDL; encoded by the coding sequence ATGGAGCAAGTGAACAGAAAAACGATCCTGGATACGATCGGTCACACGCCCATGGTGGAACTCGTCCGGATGAACCCCAACCCGGCTGTGCGTCTTTTCGTCAAGCTGGAGGGGAACAATCCGGGGGGGTCGGTCAAGGACCGTGTCGCTCTTTACATGATCGAAGGAGCCGAAAGGCGGGGCGAGCTTAAACCGGGAATGATCATCCTGGAAGCCACCTCGGGCAATACCGGGATCGGTATCTCTTTGGTGGCGGCCTGCAAGGGGTACCGGACAGTTCTCACCATGTCGGAGGGAGTCAGCATCGAGCGCCGCAGGGTGCTTTCGGCCCTCGGAGCGGAGATCATCCTCACTCCGGAAGCCCACGGCACCGACGGAGCCATCGTAGAGGCCCGGCGGATGCTGGAAGAGGCTCCCGGGATCTACTATATGCCGGACCAGTTCAACAACCAGGACAATATTGAGGCCCATGTGGCAGGTACCGGCCCTGAGATCTACGAACAGACCGGTGGGGAGGTGGACTGGTTCGTGGCGGGGATAGGGACCACCGGGACCCTTATGGGCGTTTCCAGGTACCTCAAGGGGGTCAAGCCTTCCGTTTCCATCGTGGGTGTTGAGCCGAAGATGGGGCACAAGGTGCAGGGTCTCAAGAACATGTCGGAGGCAATCGTACCGGGGATCTATGAGCCGGCGGAACTGGACAGGAAGGTCCTGGTCCAGGACGAGGATGCCTACGAGACATCCAAGCAGCTGTCGAATCAGGAGGGGATCTTCGCGGGGATGTCCAGTGGGGCGGCCCTCAAGGCGGCCATAGACCTTTCGGCCGAACTCGATTCGGGGACCATTGTGGCCCTGCTGCCCGACAGGGGAGATCGTTACGTGACCACGGTGCTTTACTGTAACGAGAGGTGCCGGAAGGCCCTGTGCCGTGTGGAACAGTGCCTTGAGTGCCCCGGGATGAACGTCCAGGACCTGTGA